In Sciurus carolinensis chromosome 4, mSciCar1.2, whole genome shotgun sequence, the sequence CAAGTCCTCTCACCAGGCCCCAACTCAAAGTTTTCATCACCTCCCAATGCACTACCCAGGGGACCAATCCTTTAGCACATGGGTGTTTGGGGGACACTCAAGATTCAAACTACCAATATCCaagatcagatttttttcttgattgtttGGTAGTAGTTATTTGATTAGGAATCAGGGTGTGTTTACTGTTTGCTATAACTATAGTATCAGAGGCTAAAATGTCTAGTGTCACTGTTTTGGCCTTCTGTACtatctttttgtttccttcctaGACAGGCTCTGAGGTTTGCCATTCTTCCAGATGTAACCCCTAAAATCCTTCAGCCCTATTGATGTGGTGGTGACATGCAGAGAGAGAAGCACTGTACAATCTGATAAGAGAGCTCAGTCTTCTAGTAAGCCCATTTCCCTGGGCTCTGACCTTCACAAGTATTTCTCAGGATTTTTTGTCCTTTATTATGATTTAGATCTGAATTGTGTCCCAAAGTCTTTTGCGTTGAGGGCTTAGTCTCCAATGCAgtagtgttcagaggtggagcttttgggaagtgattggattgtgaagGGTCTAACCTCATCATGGATTAATCCCCCAATGGAGTTATAATTTAATGacattattgggaggtgatggaaactatAGGAGTTGGGGCCTAGCTGGAAGAAGCAGCTTGTGCCCTTGGACAATGTCTTGTCCCTGACCCCTTTCTGGGGTCACTAGGAGGTAAGCAACTCTACACCACCATAAACTctccaccatgacattctgcctcaccacaagggGCATAACAATGGAGCCAGTCAACCACAACTAGGgtccaaaacaaatctttcttcctttaagttgtttttctcaggtatttgtcaaaGTAATGAAAAACTGATTTACATGCCCGCCCTTCTTAGTTAAGACAAGAAGGAGGCTAGAAGACTGGAGTTGGGTATTTTACTTCTTCCAGGTTGTTTAGGCTCTGGTAAAATGGTTTTGAGGGCAGGCTGTTAAGGAGAACAGAGTTTTCTGGGCTTATTTCAGAAAGGTTACTTTCCCCCTCCCTTGCTGAAAACCCAAGGGGACTTTTCTCTGATCTTCACCATGAGAACCTGGCGGGGCTCCTGGCGGGGCTCCTGGAGGGCTAGGGGCTCCCTAAAGGTGGGACTCTATGAGTATTGGTCTATCAAGTTAGCCCGTGCTCTGTAGGTGTTCCTACCAAGTTCAAGTTCTAGCTTCTACTCCCAGCAAACTATGATTCTGTGTTGCCCTGTCCCTCAGTTTTGGGATGGTGGTTTGCCCCATGACTTCAATTCTCTGATGAATCTAAAAAGTGTTGAGTTTcaatctcctcttccttctcctcctcccttcttctcctacaccttctccttctccttctcctcctctctctctctgtcagaTGAGAGGAACGACTACCAAGCTTTTTACTGTTTACAAATGTCAGTCTAGACTTATAGTTTATTCTTTATCTGTTGTTTAATTAGAATATGCCTCTTAATTTCCAAAAATGTGGGTttctttctaattatctttttgCTTCTGATTTCTAACTTAATTGCATTGTGGTCAAATAATATGGTCTGTATCATTCTAATTCTCTGAAATGTTTTGAGGTTGCTTTATGGACTACTATGtggactattttgaaaaattttccatttgtggttGGTAATATGTGTCTTGTTCTAGTTACTGAATTAATCACTTTGCTGGGAGGAAATGGATGTTACTCttaaacagaacaaattaaaGGACTTGCAAAAAATATGGGCAGGATTAAGGGGATTCAAACAGGAATGGTTAAGCATCCTCTGGCTACCTATCAAGAGCAGGGAGCAGGTATCCCCTTATGGAGGTGGAGAGGGGAGCAGAGATATCTGTGGCTAAAGAAGATCACAGGATCTGGAAAaccagggaaggaagcaggagaatAAATACTCTTTTACATTGTCCTCCTTGATCTTGCTAGAACCCTCACTAGTTGAACCCTAACAGAACTAAAAGGCAGTGAAGCTCATTGAGGCTGATCAGAAGGAAAAGATGGATATTTGGTTGTAGAGGGTGAAGAAAATATCCAGCACACAGGAATGGTAGAACAGATTCTTCTAAGTAGGTGGGGACATATTTCCTATATAGAAGGTgttaagaagaggaaaaataattggcAGAATAAATGATTGGTATCCTAACATGGGAATGGGAGAAGTTAGTCTCCAATAAGAATATAACTTAAGTTTTGTGTGTCCTGGGGAAAGATAGTCTTAGTGAAAGAAGAGAGATTGGGGAGCGGATgagaaaacaatgttaaaattCTAGGAAATATTCCCACAAGAGGGCACAGGTTCTACAGGCTGTGCTAAATGGTATTTGCTGGGGCCCTCATGCAGAAGACCAGAGAGTGGTGGGAGTGAGCCACACAGGAATGTAAAATTGGTAGGAACAAGGGAAGGAAAACTGCTGGATAGATGATATTTGGTTGAAGAAACAGAGGAAAAGGGTAAATTTAAGTAGGAGTCCATGCTAGTGGCAAAGAGAAGGGCATGATTGGATAGGAAAAGTCCCATAATTTGTGAAAATTGGAAGAGTAGGGGGTAGGCTCAGACCTAGACAAACACAGAGGATTTAGAGAAGGTTTTTAtcacaactatttacatagtactTTGCCATGGCAGGGGTAGCAGAAATCCTGCCCACAGGCAACtgtattctgttttcttcttggttcccttttatttgttttcttccacGTTAATACCTCTAATCATCTTCCTATTTCTGCCCTTTTAATTCCTCTTTTCAACCTCAATACTGCTGAAACGTTAGGCCCCATAGTTCTTTAGCGGGGGATGAGCTGGTCTGTGTATTTTAGAGTGTTTAGCAGGTCCTGTGGCCTGTGCCCTCTAGATGCCAGTAGTATACTCTCTCTTCCAGTTGGGATGACCAAGAATGTCTTCAGACATTGCTAAATATTCCCCTGGGGACAAAACTGTCCCTGGTTGAGGGTCACTGCTCTAGACCATGGATAAATgtaggggaggggagaaagaagtTAGAGATATGAGTAGAGTCCTAGGGAATATGAGTATATGGTAAACAAAACAAGTCCCAAAAAGCGTAAAACATGataaatttaaatcataaatttatgATTTATGTAGGTATCACAACATACATCCAGGCTAATGATAAGATCTTCAACTGGAAGCAAATTAATGTGCAAATAAGTTAAAGTGCTCTGTTCTAGTTTTGTATAATGCAGATTTTTGTCATATGGTTCAAACCTCCAATTTACAAGCAggtcttttgtttttgcttctgttctccctctttctcattaATCCACATAAACTTGGCATACAACATCTCCTCTTGCTGGCTTTGGGAAATAAATACAACCctgtttattaattcttgctttttaattgaagaattctGGGGCCACCATGCAGGGATGGTGTCTGATTTCTCACAGCGTATTTCTCCAACTTACTGCTTCCATATATCCCCTTGTGGTATTCAATCTATTCCTTTCCCAAAACCTAGATTCCTAGGAATTGACTTTACCCTAGAAAGTAATGCTCCCCAAAGCATGGCCTAGTTGTCTTTTTTCATTGGTTTCTCTGGAGAAGCTGGCCTGCCTTTTCTCACATTATgtaattaatttcttaatttcattgcACTTGTTCCTCCATCTTGAAAGGATATTACAAAGAGAAGTCTGGGAAGATCCATCTGTGCTGGAAATAAAGTCAGACAGATGAAACTTAGACACCAGGAGGAACTTCCAGTTAAGATGGGTGCCAACAAAGACATCACTCTTTTTTTCTGAAGGCTTTCAGCATTGGAGAGTTATTCACGTGTCCAGGTTGGGAAAGGGGTAACCTTCTCCCACCCCAGGGGAGGAAACTTCTTCTGGATCCAGGGGCCTTCCCGCTAGACAGTCTCTGCCTGGGCCAGGCTGGCTCTCCCCAGGGCTCTCCCCATGGCCCCCTTCATCTCCTTGTTGCGCAAACTGTAGATGATAGGGTTGCACATGGGGGTGATGATGGtgtagaggagggagaaaggcTTGTCTTTGTCAGGCCCGTGTGTGCTGCGGGGATTCATGTAGGAAAACATAGCCGAGGTGTAGAAGAAGACAACCACAGTCAGGTGGGAGGCACAAGTGGAGAAAGTCTTCCCCCGACCTGAGGAGGAGGCTCTGCCCAGGATGGAGGTCAGGATGCGTGCATAGGAGGTGACGATGAGCACCATGGGGCTGAGCAGCACCACAATGGCATCAGCAAAGATCACTTTTAGACTAAATAGAGGGTCCCCACAGGAGAGGGCAATCACTATGGGGGCCTCACAGAAGAAGTTCTCTACATGGTTGTCTCTGCAGAATGGACCTCTAAATGTCATGTAGTCAAGGAGGATGCCATTGATCATCCCAAAGAACCAGGAAGTACCCACCAGGCTCACACAGACCTGTCGGCTCATGATCTGAGCATAGCTAAGCGGCTGGCAGATAGCAACATAACGGTCATAGGCCATGAATGCCAAGAGGATGCACTCAGCCACTCCCACACCAAAAACCAGGTACATCTGGGTCAAGCAGGAGGCAAAGGAGACCTTGTGGTTCTTGACTACCAGGTGGATCAACATCTGtgggatggtggtggtgatgaagCAGACATCCAGGAAAGACAGGTGgccaaggaagaagtacatggggctGTTGAGCCTGGGGTCTGTCCAGGTGATGAAGATGATGAGGCCATTCATGGCCATGGCAAGGCCATAGAGGGCTAGGAAGAGTGTGAAGAGCAATGTTCGAGTGGAAGGGTAGCTCTGCTCAAAGCCCACGAGAATGAACTCTGTCACCCTGCTGACGTTCCTGAGGTCCATTGTCTGGGGCCAGCTGGAGGTCAAGGATAGGAAAAGCACAGGTGAGTTAGCTGTGTACAGGAGCTACTTTGAATGACTGACTTCTGTAAAAACAGGTcggggaaaatgaatgaaaaaggcaGTAAAGGAAAATTCCAGTAAACTCCATGTGAGTCTGCAGTGTCGTGGGCACAGAAAAGGCCAGTGCTACTGTAGGCTGCAATAGGGGAAACATATTACAAGCCAAGGAAGGTTTGTTGCACTTTATGTCAACCAGGCGGCACTTGAAATGTTGTAACCAGAGTCCCAGAC encodes:
- the LOC124982866 gene encoding olfactory receptor 10AD1-like — translated: MDKVSKCAHSVVKAAPASVPPESWPQTMDLRNVSRVTEFILVGFEQSYPSTRTLLFTLFLALYGLAMAMNGLIIFITWTDPRLNSPMYFFLGHLSFLDVCFITTTIPQMLIHLVVKNHKVSFASCLTQMYLVFGVGVAECILLAFMAYDRYVAICQPLSYAQIMSRQVCVSLVGTSWFFGMINGILLDYMTFRGPFCRDNHVENFFCEAPIVIALSCGDPLFSLKVIFADAIVVLLSPMVLIVTSYARILTSILGRASSSGRGKTFSTCASHLTVVVFFYTSAMFSYMNPRSTHGPDKDKPFSLLYTIITPMCNPIIYSLRNKEMKGAMGRALGRASLAQAETV